A part of Chanos chanos chromosome 9, fChaCha1.1, whole genome shotgun sequence genomic DNA contains:
- the apex2 gene encoding DNA-(apurinic or apyrimidinic site) endonuclease 2 has protein sequence MKIVTWNINGIRTFKNGIKKALDSFDADIICVQETKVTRDLLDERTAIVDGYNSYFSFSRGRSGYSGVATYCKDSATPFAAEEGLTGLLTNHGEAVSCYGDLKEFSSEELQLLDNEGRAVITQHRVTGTDGPETLAILNVYCPRADPEKPERKTFKLQFYKLLQNRAEAILGAGSHVIVLGDINTSHRPIDHCDPDDIDNFEDNPARTWLNSFLCGSTDVEDKDCDKDNEDENLEILQKSLRGGQFIDTFRHFHPTRTNAFTCWSTLTGARQTNYGTRIDYIFANSSLVLQYFLAVDIMPEVEGSDHCPVWAQLRCALLPSPRCPRLCTRHMPEFVGRQQKLSRFLVKVGEQQTESNTVKDALPGSQESGEIRENLNPLGSVVGAGKKRAPEGASESSAPKGKRSKQVKTAVTKPQGSLLAFFKPKPNPVAPSRPDQSIVEQESKAEDAQVDRDGDAGGRDFSAPDRETVSVHAMREDWVVSNDTQSHTEGYSNGQNSATPIEEVGDTKKGMRPDFWKTVLHGPPPPPLCKTHQEPCVLRTVKKPGPNLGRQFFVCARPQGHASNPQARCNFFAWVDKGK, from the exons ATGAAGATTGTAACCTGGAACATAAATGGTATCAGGACTTTTAAGAATGGAATTAAGAAGGCCCTTGATTCGTTTGATGCGGATATTATCTGTGTTCAAGAGACAAAAGTTACAC GAGACCTGCTGGATGAGAGAACTGCCATTGTTGATGGATATAACTCTTACTTCAGCTTCAGCCGAGGGAGAAGCGGCTACTCAG GAGTTGCAACCTACTGTAAAGATAGTGCCACTCCATTTGCTGCGGAGGAGGGATTGACGGGACTCCTGACCAATCATGGAGAGGCAGTCAGCTGCTATGGGGACCTAAAAGAGTTCTCCTCAGAGGAACTGCAGTTACTAGACAATGAAGGAAGGGCGGTCATCACTCAACACAGAGTCAC GGGAACAGATGGACCAGAAACACTGGCTATTCTGAATGTCTATTGTCCTCGGGCAGACCCAGAGAAGCCAGAGAGGAAGACGTTTAAACTGCAGTTCTACAAGCTGCTCCAGAACAGGGCTGAGGCCATTCTGGGAGCTGGAAG TCACGTGATCGTCCTGGGAGATATCAACACATCACATCGGCCCATAGACCACTGTGATCCAGACGATATT GACAACTTTGAGGACAATCCTGCAAGGACATGGCTTAACAGCTTCCTGTGTGGTAGCACAGATGTAGAAGATAAAGACTGTGATAAGGACAATGAGGACGAGAATTTGGAGATTCTCCAGAAATCACTTAGAGGCGGTCAGTTTATCGACACCTTCCGGCATTTCCATCCCACCCGTACCAACGCCTTCACGTGCTGGTCCACTCTCACAGGTGCCAGGCAGACCAATTATGGCACCCGTATTGACTACATATTTGCCAACAGTTCTCTAGTTTTACAGTATTTCCTCGCCGTGGACATCATGCCCGAGGTCGAGGGCTCTGATCATTGCCCCGTGTGGGCACAGCTCAGATGTGCTCTCCTGCCCAGTCCGAGATGCCCGCGTCTCTGCACCCGCCACATGCCAGAGTTTGTTGGCAGGCAGCAAAAGCTTTCACGGTTCCTGGTCAAAGTGGGTGAACAACAGACCGAGTCCAATACTGTTAAAGATGCCCTGCCTGGTTCCCAGGAGAGCGGGGAGATCAGGGAGAACCTGAATCCTCTTGGTTCTGTTGTCGGTGCTGGAAAGAAAAGGGCTCCCGAGGGAGCATCTGAGTCATCTGCTCCGAAAGGTAAAAGGAGCAAACAGGTTAAGACAGCTGTGACAAAACCCCAGGGCAGTCTCCTTGCCTTTTTCAAACCTAAACCAAACCCTGTGGCGCCCTCCAGACCTGACCAGTCGATAGTAGAGCAGGAGAGCAAAGCCGAAGACGCTCAGGTCGACCGAGATGGAGATGCTGGTGGTCGAGATTTCTCCGCTCCCGACAGAGAAACAGTCAGTGTCCACGCCATGAGGGAGGACTGGGTTGTGTCCAATGACACGCAATCACACACTGAAGGTTACAGCAACGGTCAAAACAGCGCTACTCCAATTGAAGAGGTTGGAGATACCAAAAAGGGGATGCGCCCAGACTTTTGGAAGACGGTTTTGCACGGACCACCTCCGCCACCATTGTGTAAGACACACCAGGAGCCTTGTGTGCTTCGTACGGTTAAAAAACCAGGGCCGAACCTGGGCCGACAGTTTTTTGTATGTGCTCGTCCACAAGGCCACGCCTCCAACCCTCAGGCCAGGTGTAACTTCTTTGCCTGGGTGGACAAAGGAAAGTGA